A single Dermacentor variabilis isolate Ectoservices chromosome 9, ASM5094787v1, whole genome shotgun sequence DNA region contains:
- the AIMP3 gene encoding aaRS-interacting multifunctional protein 3 has product MPALASIRPVSKMVAHIKHFLDFMNVSADSVNIQFKEKVPTVKVDSGLELTGCAPIGRYIAEQSEKGPIVLGKDAQERALIQQWLEYVAVRWEHGALSSDTAHSILQELDSYLADRCFFVGISLTLADVFLYYSLHPTVLSLTFKEKEKYGHLCRWFDLVQHQDGLRQNLPIIVFTKTRLYL; this is encoded by the exons atgccAGCGTTAGCATCAATACGACCGGTGTCCAAGATGGTAGCCCACATAAAGCATTTTCTCGATTTCATGAATGTTTCTGCGGACAGTGTAAATATTCAGTTCAAAGAAAAG GTTCCTACGGTTAAGGTGGACTCTGGGCTTGAGCTCACAGGATGCGCGCCGATCGGACGGTACATCGCCGAGCAGTCGGAGAAAGGACCGATCGTTCTCG GAAAAGATGCCCAGGAGCGCGCTCTTATCCAGCAATGGCTTGAATACGTGGCTGTTCGGTGGGAACACGGCGCGCTCTCATCAGATACTGCTCACAGTATACTACAG GAGCTGGACAGTTACCTAGCGGACCGATGTTTCTTTGTGGGCATTTCACTGACTCTGGCTGATGTCTTTCTTTACTACAGTCTTCATCCCACTGTT TTGTCACTGACATTTAAAGAGAAGGAGAAGTACGGTCATCTCTGCCGTTGGTTTGACCTG GTTCAGCATCAAGATGGTCTTCGGCAGAATCTCCCAATCATAGTTTTCACCAAGACCCGATTGTACCTCTAA